The Paenibacillus sp. YPG26 genome includes a window with the following:
- a CDS encoding general stress protein, which translates to MAKKIVGVFDTDREATAAIESLQNQGFRSDEISVITKNRDDQAAISEETGSKAPEGVATGAATGGVVGGVTGLLAGLGLLAIPGVGPILAAGPIAATLTGAAVGAGAGGLVGGLVGLGIPEDEANEYGTYVENGKILVLVDEDERTSTVYDTFRTNRSLNASRYSDTNPRL; encoded by the coding sequence ATGGCTAAGAAAATAGTGGGTGTATTTGATACCGACCGGGAGGCAACCGCAGCGATTGAGTCGCTACAGAACCAAGGATTCCGTTCCGATGAAATCTCAGTCATTACCAAGAACCGCGATGATCAGGCAGCAATCTCGGAGGAGACAGGTTCCAAAGCACCAGAGGGCGTAGCTACAGGCGCGGCAACCGGTGGTGTTGTCGGCGGTGTAACAGGACTGCTTGCAGGGCTTGGACTTCTTGCGATTCCAGGTGTTGGCCCTATTCTTGCGGCGGGTCCAATTGCAGCCACACTTACAGGTGCTGCTGTCGGCGCTGGAGCAGGCGGTCTGGTTGGCGGCTTGGTTGGCCTCGGAATTCCAGAGGATGAGGCGAACGAGTATGGAACCTATGTGGAGAATGGGAAGATCCTTGTGCTGGTAGATGAGGATGAGCGCACATCTACTGTGTATGATACTTTCCGGACTAACCGTTCTTTGAACGCATCCCGTTATTCGGATACGAATCCGAGACTCTAA
- a CDS encoding SDR family NAD(P)-dependent oxidoreductase has protein sequence MPHNQTNRQRFYGKTAIVTGAGSGIGKAAAIRLAQEGAKVALFDLQNDRTRSTEHEINNIFRGVSRSFDVDVSDPERMEKAVQEAASYFGGIDIVFANAGINGVLAPIEEMSFEDWERTLRINLNGTFLTVKYTLPYLKERGEGSIIITSSINGSDRFAGFGMSAYSTTKAGQVGFAKMAALELAKFKIRVNVICPGAIATNIDQTTEPSDELKEIVIPVEYPEGSQPLADGPGQPEDVADLVAFLASSESKHITGARIVIDGAESLL, from the coding sequence ATGCCCCATAATCAGACCAATCGACAACGTTTTTACGGAAAAACAGCTATAGTAACAGGTGCGGGCTCTGGAATTGGGAAAGCGGCGGCAATTCGCTTAGCTCAAGAAGGGGCAAAGGTGGCACTGTTTGATCTGCAGAATGACCGCACAAGGTCGACGGAGCATGAAATCAACAATATTTTCCGAGGTGTCTCCCGTTCTTTTGATGTGGATGTCTCGGATCCTGAGCGGATGGAGAAAGCCGTGCAGGAGGCTGCTTCTTACTTCGGAGGAATCGACATTGTTTTTGCCAATGCGGGCATTAACGGTGTGCTGGCACCAATTGAAGAAATGAGCTTTGAAGACTGGGAAAGAACCCTGCGCATTAACCTCAACGGAACCTTCCTGACTGTGAAGTATACGCTCCCTTATCTGAAAGAAAGAGGAGAGGGCAGTATCATCATCACAAGTTCCATTAACGGAAGTGACCGGTTTGCAGGATTCGGTATGTCTGCTTACAGTACGACCAAAGCGGGACAGGTCGGTTTTGCGAAGATGGCTGCACTGGAGCTTGCCAAGTTCAAGATCAGAGTGAATGTAATCTGTCCGGGGGCAATTGCCACCAATATTGATCAGACAACGGAGCCTAGTGATGAATTGAAGGAAATTGTTATTCCTGTCGAATATCCGGAAGGAAGTCAGCCTCTGGCTGATGGCCCGGGCCAACCCGAGGATGTTGCCGACCTGGTTGCATTCCTGGCCTCTTCAGAATCGAAGCATATTACTGGAGCAAGAATCGTAATTGATGGAGCAGAGTCATTACTATAA
- the hrpB gene encoding ATP-dependent helicase HrpB produces MKSMNLPIDEIIPDMKEALNKSNCAVLLAEPGAGKTTRTPLALLGEPWLKGQGIIMLEPRRLAARSAAAFMAAQLGEEVGGTVGYRIRMDSRTSQRTRITVVTEGILTRMLQADPGLEGTGLIIFDEYHERNLQADLGLAITLQSQSILREDLRILVMSATLAAEPVSRLMNYAPVLQSKGRVFPVETFYSEPSSHPLELRMTGAIHSALSRHEGGILAFLPGVREIRRVQMSLTQGLPPDVDVVPLYGSMPQTEQYEAIRAPQAGRRKVVLATSIAESSLTVEGIRVVIDSGLRRTQQFSARTGMGRLVTIRAARDSADQRRGRAGRTAPGICYRLWTEQEDRQLPETTSPEILEADLSGVALELAVWGVKNPAELQWLDLPRAASIDQAQRLLGQLQALDPDGNITVHGRQMAALGLHPRLAHMLLAASGIGQGRLACLLAAILEDRDIFPRLSSGRLNNDLRVRLEVMTRAYLEGTGRTDLAGAHRSDVERLLTQGRQWIARLPETDRVQIDPSTEAADRLCGLLLSYAFPDRIAQRRMDGRYLLRSGRGAELANGEQMAQSRYIVAAEVDDEGIEARILLAAPLTESQLEHHFREEMNEELDIKWDDGTGSVRAKSMIKLGAIVFKETANIKPSGEQIQMALLKTIQDNGLDLLPWDAKSRQLQARIQFMREHCGGDWPDVSNDMLQQNAREWLGPYIDGFKKKSDFRALRLYQILEHLLNWSQRQELEEQAPTHITVPSGSRIAVNYEGPQAPYAAVRLQELFGLMDTPRLAYGRAVVTLHILSPASRPVQVTSDLRSFWEHTYFEVKKDLKGRYPKHYWPDDPLEATATRRVRPPGNRK; encoded by the coding sequence ATGAAATCTATGAATTTGCCTATAGATGAGATCATTCCAGATATGAAAGAAGCGCTGAACAAGAGTAATTGTGCAGTTCTGCTGGCGGAGCCCGGGGCAGGGAAGACGACCCGTACGCCTCTTGCCTTATTAGGGGAACCATGGCTGAAAGGCCAGGGGATTATTATGCTGGAGCCCCGTCGATTGGCAGCCAGATCTGCGGCAGCCTTCATGGCTGCACAGCTTGGAGAGGAGGTAGGCGGGACTGTCGGCTATCGGATTCGTATGGACAGCAGAACAAGCCAGCGGACAAGAATTACCGTGGTCACCGAAGGTATTCTAACGCGCATGCTGCAGGCCGACCCTGGCCTTGAGGGAACTGGATTGATCATATTCGATGAATATCATGAGCGGAATCTTCAAGCAGATCTGGGTCTGGCCATCACTCTGCAGAGTCAAAGTATTCTCAGGGAAGACTTGCGAATTCTGGTCATGTCGGCAACCCTTGCGGCTGAACCGGTCTCTCGGCTGATGAATTATGCGCCTGTGCTGCAAAGTAAAGGGAGAGTTTTTCCGGTTGAGACATTCTATTCGGAACCGAGCAGTCACCCGCTCGAATTACGGATGACTGGAGCCATCCATTCAGCCTTGTCCAGGCATGAAGGAGGCATTCTGGCCTTTCTTCCCGGAGTTCGGGAGATCCGGAGGGTTCAGATGAGCCTGACACAGGGGCTTCCACCCGATGTGGACGTGGTACCCCTCTATGGAAGTATGCCGCAGACGGAGCAGTATGAAGCAATTCGGGCACCGCAGGCTGGGCGGCGCAAGGTTGTGCTCGCTACTTCCATAGCTGAATCCAGCCTGACTGTAGAAGGGATACGGGTCGTGATTGACAGCGGACTCAGGCGGACCCAGCAGTTCTCTGCCCGTACGGGCATGGGCAGGCTGGTTACAATCCGGGCCGCCAGGGATTCGGCTGACCAGCGGAGAGGCCGGGCGGGACGAACAGCACCGGGAATATGTTACCGGCTGTGGACGGAGCAGGAGGATCGTCAGCTGCCTGAGACGACGTCTCCCGAAATTCTGGAGGCCGATCTCTCAGGAGTTGCTCTCGAGCTGGCGGTATGGGGAGTGAAGAACCCGGCTGAACTGCAGTGGCTGGATCTGCCCAGGGCGGCTTCAATCGATCAGGCCCAGAGGCTGCTAGGCCAGCTTCAAGCCCTGGACCCGGATGGGAATATTACCGTACATGGCAGGCAGATGGCAGCTCTCGGTCTTCATCCCAGACTGGCGCATATGTTACTTGCGGCTTCGGGGATAGGACAGGGCAGGTTGGCCTGCCTTCTGGCCGCGATCCTTGAAGACAGGGACATCTTCCCCAGGTTGTCATCAGGCCGTCTGAATAATGATCTCAGGGTAAGACTCGAGGTTATGACCAGAGCCTACCTTGAAGGTACAGGACGTACAGACCTGGCCGGGGCGCACAGGTCGGATGTAGAGCGGCTGCTGACCCAGGGCAGGCAGTGGATTGCCAGACTGCCTGAGACTGACCGGGTTCAGATCGACCCTTCCACCGAAGCTGCCGATCGGCTGTGCGGTCTGCTGTTATCCTACGCTTTCCCTGACCGGATTGCCCAACGGAGAATGGATGGAAGGTATCTGCTGCGCAGCGGCCGGGGAGCTGAATTGGCTAACGGGGAACAGATGGCTCAGAGCAGATACATTGTCGCAGCTGAAGTTGATGATGAAGGTATTGAAGCGAGGATTCTTCTCGCCGCTCCGCTAACCGAAAGTCAGCTCGAGCATCATTTCAGAGAGGAAATGAATGAGGAGCTGGATATCAAATGGGATGACGGCACAGGATCAGTTAGGGCGAAGAGCATGATCAAGCTGGGAGCTATTGTATTTAAGGAGACCGCTAATATCAAGCCTTCCGGGGAGCAAATTCAGATGGCTCTATTGAAGACCATCCAGGATAACGGGCTTGACCTTCTTCCCTGGGATGCGAAGTCCAGGCAGCTTCAAGCGAGAATCCAATTCATGCGGGAACACTGCGGCGGCGATTGGCCTGATGTATCGAATGACATGCTTCAGCAGAATGCCAGGGAATGGCTGGGCCCTTATATAGATGGATTCAAGAAAAAGTCGGATTTCCGTGCGTTGAGGCTGTATCAGATTCTCGAGCATCTCCTGAATTGGAGTCAGAGACAGGAGCTGGAGGAGCAGGCACCAACCCATATTACTGTCCCCAGCGGTTCTAGGATAGCCGTGAACTATGAGGGTCCCCAGGCCCCTTATGCAGCTGTAAGGCTTCAAGAGCTGTTCGGCCTTATGGATACTCCCCGTCTGGCTTATGGGCGGGCAGTGGTTACGCTGCACATCTTGTCCCCGGCTTCCCGGCCGGTTCAGGTTACTTCCGACCTGCGAAGCTTTTGGGAGCATACTTATTTCGAAGTAAAAAAAGATCTGAAAGGCCGTTATCCCAAGCATTACTGGCCTGATGATCCGCTCGAAGCCACAGCTACGAGGCGGGTTCGCCCTCCGGGCAACCGGAAATAA
- a CDS encoding vWA domain-containing protein, whose product MKYTVQASQRTPALIIYLIDISASMNLLMEGRRRIDIVHDALSLAVRQMVFRSTKGNRLTPRYRIALLAYSDEVYDMLGGVKGIDEVALLGKLPDLTPKRFSDSAKAFAQAEKILKAELPDMQDCPAPLICHMTDGVTTGEDPEPIVKRIMAMGVEDGNVLVENIFISDHVLEEPIHEPRRWRGINGETMLKEGAGLKLREMSSVLPESYREMLAEADYQLAPGALMLLPGNCAELVSIGFQMSAATPVR is encoded by the coding sequence ATGAAATACACTGTTCAGGCCTCGCAACGGACACCGGCCTTGATTATTTACTTGATTGATATCAGCGCTTCCATGAATTTGCTAATGGAAGGGCGCAGAAGAATTGATATTGTACATGATGCCCTCTCTCTGGCGGTCAGACAGATGGTGTTCAGATCGACCAAGGGTAATCGGCTGACCCCCCGTTACCGTATTGCCCTGCTGGCATATAGTGACGAAGTCTATGATATGCTTGGCGGCGTCAAGGGAATTGATGAGGTCGCCCTGCTCGGGAAGCTGCCGGATCTCACACCAAAGAGATTCTCTGACTCAGCCAAAGCTTTCGCCCAGGCGGAGAAGATTCTGAAGGCGGAGCTTCCGGATATGCAGGACTGCCCCGCCCCCTTGATCTGTCATATGACCGACGGTGTAACCACCGGGGAGGACCCAGAGCCGATTGTGAAGCGGATTATGGCTATGGGCGTTGAGGATGGGAATGTTCTGGTTGAGAATATATTCATCTCTGACCACGTGCTTGAAGAGCCCATTCATGAGCCGCGAAGATGGAGAGGTATCAACGGCGAGACTATGCTGAAGGAAGGCGCAGGGCTAAAGCTGCGCGAAATGTCCTCGGTACTTCCTGAGAGCTACAGGGAAATGCTGGCTGAGGCCGATTACCAGCTTGCTCCAGGAGCGTTGATGCTGCTGCCCGGCAACTGTGCGGAGCTGGTATCGATTGGATTCCAAATGTCAGCCGCAACGCCGGTAAGGTGA
- a CDS encoding serine/threonine-protein kinase, protein MSFQPNPGDEIYISQTKYRVGQHPAAPGMAYAQAGRQGTVYKLIPEHGGENAAKALKIFYPKYRNPALVYQSERMEIFSSLPGLQVCSRLVITPETNGTLIAQYPEMLYAVLMPWVNGSTWMDVLAHREQLTLTESWEMAKGLAAVGSSMEQKGLAHCDLSSPNVLLPAWRSPNHKAVGSSSVELVDVEQLYSPRLDPPDIHFTGSPGYALGQPVHRSSGGPWHAYADRFSGAVILAEMLAWSDPRIVAEAWGESYFAPEEMQTNSARFELMTESLEANWGKSAAELFVRAWHSDDVRNCPTFGEWLVAISMLAPEGPKTVSSPEQVKSSPMIPNTSIEGHQDYEIPVFLSVHELVEWARKQEESGNKELALEGYRKALAESPEGGDLYTELSAAVQGLTAVQVLMPPSAAEPKVQPSTRADARQRKPWLYTGAALLILLIGSLAVYGMSDTSKSGNSVYTNQDEPVKQSAAAAPPKTTTPVRSTVQASAASKDQQIRQAKAEAAAKAAQLEEERKRQEAAQQKKDKLRAEAEAKKKAELERQQAAQVKYDRQLQYEKYLMWKQEREERLAREAAEQKKADAARKAKLEQQKRVNEQKARVLAARREQQVIKLNASFNQAYNAFKTGRNDTAKAYAWQFLDIYSQDSGYFSKKATLAKRAASLKKFLAKNSAGLPDI, encoded by the coding sequence ATGTCATTTCAGCCTAACCCGGGGGATGAGATCTATATTAGCCAAACGAAGTATCGGGTCGGACAGCATCCAGCAGCGCCGGGTATGGCATACGCGCAAGCCGGAAGACAGGGAACCGTATATAAGCTGATTCCTGAACATGGCGGTGAGAATGCGGCCAAGGCACTGAAGATCTTTTACCCCAAATACCGCAATCCGGCCCTGGTCTATCAGTCAGAGAGAATGGAAATCTTCAGTTCGCTGCCTGGTCTACAAGTATGTTCCCGTCTGGTAATTACACCGGAGACGAACGGGACGCTGATCGCCCAGTATCCGGAGATGCTGTATGCGGTCCTTATGCCCTGGGTGAATGGCTCAACCTGGATGGATGTTCTCGCGCATCGTGAACAACTGACCCTTACGGAGAGCTGGGAGATGGCTAAAGGGCTTGCGGCTGTAGGTTCCTCTATGGAACAGAAGGGGCTTGCCCACTGTGATCTCTCCTCGCCGAATGTGCTGCTGCCCGCCTGGCGCAGCCCTAATCACAAAGCGGTCGGCAGCTCATCGGTCGAACTGGTGGATGTAGAGCAGCTGTACAGCCCTAGACTGGATCCGCCGGATATTCATTTCACCGGGTCTCCGGGCTACGCCTTGGGTCAGCCGGTACATCGCAGCTCCGGCGGGCCCTGGCATGCTTATGCAGACCGGTTCTCAGGAGCTGTCATTCTAGCAGAAATGCTCGCCTGGTCCGATCCCCGTATCGTGGCCGAGGCATGGGGAGAGAGCTATTTTGCTCCTGAAGAAATGCAGACCAACAGTGCAAGATTTGAGCTCATGACCGAGAGTCTGGAAGCGAATTGGGGCAAGAGTGCGGCCGAATTGTTTGTTCGGGCATGGCACAGTGATGATGTAAGGAACTGTCCTACTTTCGGAGAATGGCTGGTTGCGATCTCCATGCTTGCCCCTGAAGGTCCGAAGACTGTCTCAAGTCCGGAACAGGTTAAGTCTTCGCCTATGATCCCGAATACCTCTATAGAAGGTCATCAGGATTATGAAATTCCCGTGTTCCTCAGTGTTCACGAATTGGTTGAATGGGCAAGGAAGCAGGAGGAGTCTGGAAATAAAGAGCTGGCGCTTGAGGGATACAGAAAGGCGCTTGCCGAATCACCCGAAGGCGGAGACTTATACACAGAGCTCTCGGCGGCCGTACAGGGCTTAACAGCGGTACAGGTACTGATGCCTCCGAGTGCAGCTGAACCCAAAGTTCAGCCGTCCACCCGGGCAGATGCCCGGCAGCGGAAGCCTTGGCTGTATACCGGGGCAGCTCTTCTTATCTTGCTGATCGGGAGTCTTGCTGTATATGGTATGTCTGATACATCCAAGTCAGGGAATTCCGTCTACACCAATCAAGATGAGCCTGTTAAGCAGTCAGCAGCCGCGGCGCCACCCAAGACAACGACACCTGTGCGCAGTACGGTTCAGGCCTCTGCAGCGAGCAAGGATCAACAGATCCGGCAAGCCAAAGCAGAGGCGGCAGCCAAAGCCGCACAGCTTGAAGAGGAACGCAAAAGGCAGGAGGCAGCACAGCAAAAGAAAGACAAGCTGAGGGCGGAAGCAGAGGCGAAGAAGAAGGCCGAGCTGGAGAGGCAGCAAGCAGCTCAGGTAAAGTACGACCGTCAGCTGCAGTATGAGAAATACCTGATGTGGAAGCAGGAGCGGGAAGAACGGCTTGCCAGGGAAGCCGCCGAGCAGAAGAAAGCTGATGCGGCACGCAAAGCGAAACTTGAGCAGCAGAAACGTGTGAATGAACAGAAAGCGCGAGTTCTGGCTGCCAGGCGCGAGCAGCAGGTCATTAAGCTGAATGCTTCTTTCAACCAAGCCTACAATGCATTTAAGACAGGCAGAAATGACACGGCCAAGGCTTATGCGTGGCAATTCCTGGATATCTACAGCCAAGATTCCGGATATTTCAGCAAGAAAGCTACCCTGGCCAAACGGGCAGCGAGTCTCAAGAAGTTCCTGGCCAAGAATAGTGCCGGGCTGCCTGATATATAG
- a CDS encoding DnaJ family domain-containing protein, giving the protein MFTWLAEQRITDEIDRGELEDLPGKGESLQIEDLSHIPEDLRIAYRVMKNAGYVPEELTLRAQCLQLEDLLQACGNPSEKKRLYKLLNEKTARLRMMIAERRLAENTTFQQYEPVLSERFK; this is encoded by the coding sequence ATGTTCACCTGGCTGGCTGAACAGAGAATAACGGATGAAATTGACAGGGGAGAACTGGAGGATCTTCCTGGCAAAGGTGAGTCTTTGCAAATCGAGGATCTCTCCCATATCCCTGAAGACCTGCGCATTGCGTACAGAGTTATGAAGAATGCAGGATACGTCCCTGAAGAATTAACCCTAAGAGCGCAATGTCTACAGCTGGAGGATCTTCTACAAGCTTGTGGTAATCCGAGCGAGAAGAAGCGTTTGTATAAGCTGTTAAATGAAAAGACGGCCAGGCTGCGAATGATGATTGCTGAGCGTAGGCTGGCAGAGAACACGACATTTCAGCAATACGAACCGGTTCTAAGCGAACGGTTCAAATAA
- a CDS encoding WXG100 family type VII secretion target yields the protein MAGRITISPEHVEQIAKQFKMSSEESRQIVSNLTNAVQGMENEWEGVTKQRFIQEFQEADKQMQSFVQILDSISEELLSISRKFRSIDQNHS from the coding sequence ATGGCAGGACGTATTACAATCAGCCCGGAGCATGTAGAGCAAATCGCCAAGCAATTCAAGATGAGCAGTGAGGAAAGCAGACAAATCGTGTCCAACTTAACGAATGCTGTCCAGGGAATGGAGAATGAATGGGAAGGTGTTACCAAGCAGCGTTTCATCCAGGAGTTCCAGGAGGCTGATAAGCAGATGCAGTCCTTTGTTCAAATTCTGGATTCGATCAGTGAAGAACTATTATCGATCTCCCGCAAGTTTCGTTCAATTGACCAAAATCATAGCTAA